The Chitinophagaceae bacterium nucleotide sequence TCCAGTTGTAATAAGCATAACCGATTAAACTTACACATCCGTTGATGAGAAAAGCTGTTGCAATACGCAATGGCCATGTATTCTTCATTAATGACTGATAAGCATGGTTATCTTTTAAGAAAAAGTTCGTTACCCATTCGTTGATAAAAAACCAGCCAATGGTTAACAGCACAATCCAGATGAAGAGATTAAAGAAACCCTGCTTTGTTGGTAAATGAAAACGGAAGATGGTAATCAGCAGCATGGAAACATAAATCAGCAGTGTATTACTGACGATGCTGTCCGTTAATGCAGAAAACCAGTCGAGCCCCATTTGATAGAGTGCAAGCTGATGCACACAGATCCATACAAACCAGCTGATGCAGAAAGGGATCATGAATTGCCGTGAACGGAAAGGTGATACAGTCACTTACAGTTGTTTATTGGTGAATGATTTCAACACAGCGGTTCAGCACATCCTCTGACCGGATTTTTGCTGAACGTATAAATAATACCGGATGCTCTTCTTCACAGATTTTTGAATAAACTGCTGCTCCGTCAATTCCTGTTTCAAATGAATACACATCTGTTACTGCAATCAATTTCCATTGCACCGGTTGCTGTGCCTGGTTTAAAAAAGATTCTTCTTCCTTCTTTGCCAATGCATCCGCTTTGGCGATTGCTTCTTTTGAAGATGCTGCTGAAATAAGACGCAGCTGTTCCTCAAACTGTGCAGTGTGTTTTCCATCTCCGCAAATGATGCGGAAAATAATTTTTACGAGATACCAGCTCATGATGCAATTGGTTAAGGTTTAAGCCGAATGAAATTGGTCAGCTCATGTGTTTCTATTTATGGATATTTCATTTAGGGTAACGTATCACTGCTATTTTGATTTAATATCAATTCCACCCATCATTACAAACCCTTCCAGTATAACTATTTTATCTGTGCTGATACCTGCAGGATGGGCACGCTTGTCTTCAATGCCGCCAAATATGGCAACAGCTTCTGAACGTATTTGCCAATGCGGTGGAATGATTAATGTAGCACCGCCAAAAATACATACCACTTCAATTTTTATTGTACCTGTAAAATCAGCCTGCATCAGGTTAATTTCTGAGCCGCCAAAAACAGTTACCACTTCACCACCTTTAAAATTTTTGGCGTAGATATTTTTTTTCACTGCACCAAATACTGCTGCTGCATCAATCACATCTTCTCCGTTTGAGTCATCAACTGATGCGCCGGTTACAAATGAAGTATCTTCTTTTATAAAATTACTGTCAGTTGAAACCCTGTTCCTGCGGGAAATTTTTCCTAACCCAAGTACAAAACTCAATCCTACTGCAATTAAAATAGCCGGCCAGAAGAAAGTACTCAAATGAAACTCTGGAAACATTTTCATTGCAAGAAAAAATCCACCCACTGCTATTACCGGCACCCATCCTCCCGGTTTAAATCCTTCACGTACAGCCATTACAAATCCCACAAGAATTACGATCATGGGCCAGGTAAATAAAAAAATCAGGGAAAGGAAAATCTAAATTGCGGAGAAGAATCAGTACACCTGCTCCAATAATGAGGAGTCCGATTAACGGTCTTTCGTTAAATCTTCTGAGCCTTCTTTCGTTACGATCTCGTGCCATAAAAATAATTTATAACACAAATCTATAGTGCAGAGTAAAGCAAGGCAAGTGCTGAGAGGTTTGCAGCAGCCGGTTATCGGTTAATGACAGAAACCCGTCGGTAAGTGGTAAAGTAAAAATCAATTACTCATTACAACCCATACTGATCAACGATATACAGCAGCAGCACCATATTAATTGCACCCAGCTCCAGTTCACGTTTGCTCACCATTTCAAATGTATCGTTTCCTGCATGATGATGATCGAAGTAACGCTGTGAATCAGGACGAAGACAGGCAAGTACGGTGCCTAATGGACGAAGCGGACCGATATCAGCACCGCCGCCACCCTCACTGAATTCATACACACCATATGGTTTAAATAAAGGCATCCAATTGCGTAAACGTTCCAGTACAGGAGCAGTTGCTGTAAAGCCAAAAGCTCTTGGTGTAAATCCACCTGCATCACTTTCCAGTGCGAAAATATGTTTCATTGTTTTTTCTGCTGCGGCCACTTCTCCATATTTACGTCCGCCACGCAAACCATTTTCTTCATTCATAAACATTACCACACGGATGGTTCGCTTTGGTTTAATGCCGAGCCGTTTGTACACACGGATAATTTCCATGCTCTGTACACAACCTGCACCATCATCATGTGCACCTTCGGCTAAATCCCATGAGTCAAGATGACCACCAACCGTAATGATTTCGTTGGGAAATTCAGTTCCTCTGATTTCTCCAATTACATTATGACTTTTTACATCAGGCAGCATTTCACATTCTGTACGGAAGAATAACTGCAGCCCTTTACTTGTTTTCAGTTCACGACTCACATATTCAGCATGTCTTGTTGATACTGCAATGGCAGGAATTTTTGGAAACGAATCGTTATAGGTTGTTGCACCTGTATGCGGAAAATCATCAATATTACTTGCCAGTGAACGAACCATTACACCAATGGCTCCATACTTCGCCGCCATGGAAGGGCCACGGCCACGAAACTGTCCTGCTTCACCATAAGAACGGAATGTTTCAACATTGGTGGGGTTCATGGGAAAATTATAAAACACAATTTTTCCTTTGATGCCATTTTCACCCAAATCTTCCACTTCCTTAAACGACTTTACTTCAACCACATCGGCTTTAATCCCTTTCTTTCCTGTGCCCACACTGTTACCCAATGCACATACATTTAATGAGAAGGTGTTTCCTTTTTCATCAACCAGGAATGCACTTTCTTTTGCTCCACGTACCCAATGCGGCACCATACATTCCTGCAGGTAAACCGTATCAGCACCTAATTCCTTCATCATGCGGAAGGTTTCTGTTACCGATTTCCCTGCCTGCGGCGAACCGCTGAGACGGGGGCCAACCTGTTTGCATAAGAAACGCAGGTTATCATAAGCCTTGCTGTTGGTAAAAATATCATCAGCAATTTTTTTAAATATAATGGAATCATTTTTCTGGGCAACTGTTGCGGAAGTTGCCGAAAAACAAAGCAGAAAGAGAAGGTAAACTGAACGCATGGTGATTATTTTCGGATGAAACTGAGAAAATTGAAAATAAAACAACTATCCTGTCCGGCAAAATGATATCTGTCCACAAACAGGAAAATTTACAGGCGGCAACAGATGAAAAAGCCCAGTTCGGCGAAAGTGCTAACTTCGCTGTCTTAATAAAGCTGAATGAAATAAGCCCGGCTCCTGCCCGGCGAAAAACATCAAGCCATAAAAATTAAAAATTACTCATGAAAATAGGTATCGTTTGCTATCCCACATTTGGCGGTAGCGGTGTGTTGGCAACAGAGCTGGGGAAAGCATTGGCAGAAAAAGGTCACATGGTTCATTTTATTACGTACCAGCAACCGGTAAGATTGAGCGGATTCTTTACCAATATCTTTTACCACGAAGTAAGAGTTCCGCATTATCCATTATTTGATTATCCGCCTTACGAAACAACACTGGCCAGCACCATGGTGGATGTTGTTTTGAATAATGATCTTGATCTGCTGCATGTGCATTATGCTATTCCGCATGCATCAGCAGCCTATATGGCCAAACAGATTCTGAAGAAGAAAGGGAAAGATATTCCGGTTATTCTTACACTGCACGGAACAGATATTACACTGGTTGGAAAAGATAAAACCTTTGAACCGGTGGTTACGTTTTCTATTAATGAAAGTGATGCCATTACAGCCGTATCAAAAAATCTGCGTGACGAAACCTATCATTCATTTCATATTGAAAAAGAAATTGAAGTCATTTATAACTTTGTTGATGTAAAGCGGTTTGATAAAAAACCTTTGGATGCATTTAAGAAAGTGCTGGCGCCGAATGAAGAAAAAATTATCACCCATGCATCTAACTTCCGTAAAGTGAAAAGAGTAAGCGATATCATTCACACATTTGCCAATATTCATAAAGAGATTCCATCGAAATTACTGATGGTGGGTGATGGACCCGACAGACCTGATGCCGAAGACTTATGCCGTGAACTGAAAATCTGTGATGATGTGCGTTTTCTCGGCAAGCAGCAGGAAATGGAAGAGATCCTTGCTATTTCTGATCTGTTCATTCTAACATCAGAATATGAAAGCTTTGGTCTTTCTGCATTGGAAGCAATGGCAGCAGGTGTTCCTGTATTATCAACCAACGCAGGTGGATTACCTGAAATAAATATTCACGGACAAACCGGCTTTATGGCCAATGTAGGCGATGTAAAAGAAATGAGCCGCCTGGGAATTGATTTGCTGGGGAATGAAGAACTGCTCAAAACATTTAAACAAAATGCGAGGGAACATGCAGCGAAATTTGATATTCACCACATTGTTCCTTTGTATGAAAAATTATACGAGCGCTTTGTTTCTGTTGTTGTTTAACGGCGGCGTAACCATAAAGCAGGGTTCATGAACTGATTTTTCTTTGGTCATAATAAAATCAACCTGCCCCTCGCCGTCGAGATTCGTCCCTACTCTGCCGACGCTTTGCCCGGTTTTAATGCTTTGCCCTTTGCTTACACTTACAGATGAAAGATTACTGTAGGTTGTAAAATATTTACCATGTCTTACAGTTACTGCACTCATGCCTCCCACATCAAACACACTTACCACTTCACCATCAAAACATACTTTTACATTCGTGCCTGAAGGAGAAGCGATTGTAATGAAATCCTGGTTGCCTTTGATATTTGTACCGGGTATTGTATAAGGACCGTAAGCAATGGATACATATCCATTATCCACAGGAAAAGGAAGCTTGCCTTTATTACTTTCAAAATTATTTCCTAATGCAAGATCTTCTTTGTTATACTCAAGATAGCTTTCCGGTTCTTTCACAGGCTCTTTTTTACTACCGGTTCGCTTTAACCTTGGCGGTTGCCGGTGAAATACCAGTTGTTGCCGGGTTATTGCGCATTGTTTTTAGCAACCTTTGCTTTGGCAGCTTCTGCATCTATTTTTCCTTTTCTAAGCATCAGCTTTTACTTTTGCTTCTGCCTCTTTTCTTGCTGCTGCAATTTCTCTGCTGATAATGGATGAAATAGAAGCCTGTAATGATTGTGCCTGTTTCCTCTTTGCTGCTATGGTAGTATTAATTTCTTTTTCTCTGTTCTTCAAATTCTTTACCACTGCATCCTGTTCCTGTTTATCCTTTACCAGTTCACCCATTTCTTTCGCCTGGCTCTGTATGGTGAGTGTTTTTTCTTTCTTGTTATTGGTGAGCTGAATAATTTTTTCTTTATACAGTATCTCTGTATGATTGATTGCATCGAGCTGCTGTGCACGGTAACTGCGGTATGCTTTCATATAAGCAATACGGCGGATGGCATCATTAAAGTTGGTAGCAGAGAACAGGAAGTTTAAAAAATCATAACTGCTTCTGTTCTTGTATGCATACACCACATTGTGTGCATAGTTCATCTTCAGTGTATCCAGATCTTTCTGCAAACGTTTCATTTCACGGTAAGAGGTGTTAATATCACCTTCAATGGAACGCACCTGTTTATTAATCGTGTAAATGACTTCGTTACGTAAACGGATCTTATTCTGAATCAGTGTAAGCTGGCCGATACTTTGCTTCTTGTTTTTCTTAATCTCGTTGTACTGGTTATTGAGCACTTCAATTTCCTGGAGTGTCTGTTTTCTCTTTTTTTCAAGCTCAGTTTTATCCTGTGCAAATACAAGTACCTGCAGGAGAGTAAAAACAGTAAGCAAACAGATTTTCAACATAGGCATGATTTTGAATGATTACAAAAATAAGGGTTCGGGTTTAAAGAGTTAAACGCCGTGTTATTTGAAAACGTATGCCGGTTTAGATTCTTTTAAATTTTTTAGGAATTGTAAAGGGGAAGCTTAACTGTTCATTAAACTTATAATCCTTGAATTTAAGCTGTACTTCCAGCTTATTCTGCTGTATAATAGATATTTCCCTGTAGGCAGAGAACATGACGCCTGCTTTATTTTCGTAGTCGTTATAGATCAGATCACAGGTGCGGTTCATCACCGGGTCATTATCATCAAGTTTGCTTTTTTCAACTAAAAATCCATTGCCAATAGAAAGACGGTTTTTAAACTGCGGATCAATACTGAGCAATGCATAACCATTGGCCGCCTGGCTGTATGATATAATACTGTCTTTATTGAAAAACAAAGGATTGCCCAGCAGCAAATTCTGTAAATCAGAAAAAGCAAATGGGATCTGGCTCACTTCCTGGATATGTTCCAACGGCCTCACCTGGTAAGTGTTCGCCAGCTTATCCATGATCTTTATACTGTCTTTGGTAATGAGTACCCGTATGCCTTCAATACCAATATCGTTACTCAGTGAAATCCAGATGAGGCTATCTTTCAGCATCCGGATATTCGCAATAAAATCGGGCTGCTTTCCTTTACTGTTTGTATAATCAACTCTTATTTTAGCTGAGAATGTATTGAACTCAATTCTGTTCTTCTGCACTTTCAGCAATAAATCATTTACCATACGCATGGTATCTTCATGTGTTGGCTGCACAACTGTTAAAACTGTTACTACAGTATCTTTCTTAACAATTGCCTGCTGAATTTTTTTAGTTGAGCGGCAGGCAGAAAATGCAAGCAGCAAAACAATTGTAACAGCTAAAACATAAATTCTCTTCATGATCAATTAATTTTTTCCTGTGCTGCCAAAACCGCCTGCACTTCTGTTTGTATCTTCTATTTCAACTGAAAGTTCCCAGTTAATTTTTTCAACTTTCTGTATCACCATCTGTGCAATACGTTCACCGCTTTGTATAATTTGTGTTTCGTTACTCAGGTTAATTAAGATAATCTTAATTTCTCCACGGTAATCAGCATCAATTGTTCCGGGCGTATTTAAACAGGTAATACCCTGCTTAACAGCCAGCCCGCTTCTTGGACGTATCTGTGCTTCAAAACCCTGTGGCAATTCTATTGATAACCCTGTTGGGATTAATGCACGCTGTAAAGGTTTTAATTCAACAGCTTCTTTTATATACGCCCTGATATCCATTCCGCTTGAGCCTTCGGTTGCATAAGTTGGCAATGGATTATTTGAGTGATTGATAACACGAACCGTCATATAATAAATTATTTTTCGAGTAATACAGTGGCATAAGCAACCAGCCCTTCTTCTCTTCCTACAAAACCCATCTGCTCTGTTGTAGTCGCCTTCACGGAAACAGCATCTGTATCCAGTTCAAGAATGGCAGCAATGGTTTCCTGCATCTGGCTGATGAAAGGCTTAATTTTCGGAGCCTGCAAACAAAGTGTACTGTCAACGTTTACTACATGATAGCCTTTCTGTTTGATTTGATCAAACGAACGCTGCAGTAAAATCTTACTGTCGATATTTTTAAATTCAGCAGAAGTATCAGGAAAATGAGTGCCGATATCACCCAACGCCAAAGCGCCGAGCATTGCATCACAGATGGCATGCAGTAACACATCAGCATCACTATGACCAACAGCTCCTTTATGATGCGGAATTTCCACACCGCCAATAAACAATTTTCTTCCTTCTGCCAGTTGATGATAATCAACACCTGTTCCGATTCTGAATGCCATAGTATAATAAAAAAAGCGAAGGTAAACTACCTCCGCTTTTGACAAAATCTTTTATCGTTAATACTAATTCTCAGGAGTTGTTGTTTCACCAGCATCTCCGCCCAAATCAAAAATGAGACTGAAACGGGTGGTATTGCTTAACGGGTTGCGGTTAATTCCCTGACCGGTTGGTACCAGGTATGAGAAGTTAAATCCTAAACGGTTATACTTTACGCCTGCTCCCACACTGAAGAAACGACGGTTGCCTTTTGTTTTGGCTTCATAAAAATATCCGGCTCGTGCAAAAAACAATTCGTTGTAACCATAT carries:
- the dut gene encoding dUTP diphosphatase, whose translation is MTVRVINHSNNPLPTYATEGSSGMDIRAYIKEAVELKPLQRALIPTGLSIELPQGFEAQIRPRSGLAVKQGITCLNTPGTIDADYRGEIKIILINLSNETQIIQSGERIAQMVIQKVEKINWELSVEIEDTNRSAGGFGSTGKN
- a CDS encoding 2-C-methyl-D-erythritol 2,4-cyclodiphosphate synthase encodes the protein MAFRIGTGVDYHQLAEGRKLFIGGVEIPHHKGAVGHSDADVLLHAICDAMLGALALGDIGTHFPDTSAEFKNIDSKILLQRSFDQIKQKGYHVVNVDSTLCLQAPKIKPFISQMQETIAAILELDTDAVSVKATTTEQMGFVGREEGLVAYATVLLEK
- a CDS encoding M23 family metallopeptidase; its protein translation is MKEPESYLEYNKEDLALGNNFESNKGKLPFPVDNGYVSIAYGPYTIPGTNIKGNQDFITIASPSGTNVKVCFDGEVVSVFDVGGMSAVTVRHGKYFTTYSNLSSVSVSKGQSIKTGQSVGRVGTNLDGEGQVDFIMTKEKSVHEPCFMVTPPLNNNRNKALV
- a CDS encoding DUF4292 domain-containing protein — encoded protein: MKRIYVLAVTIVLLLAFSACRSTKKIQQAIVKKDTVVTVLTVVQPTHEDTMRMVNDLLLKVQKNRIEFNTFSAKIRVDYTNSKGKQPDFIANIRMLKDSLIWISLSNDIGIEGIRVLITKDSIKIMDKLANTYQVRPLEHIQEVSQIPFAFSDLQNLLLGNPLFFNKDSIISYSQAANGYALLSIDPQFKNRLSIGNGFLVEKSKLDDNDPVMNRTCDLIYNDYENKAGVMFSAYREISIIQQNKLEVQLKFKDYKFNEQLSFPFTIPKKFKRI
- the bshA gene encoding N-acetyl-alpha-D-glucosaminyl L-malate synthase BshA; protein product: MKIGIVCYPTFGGSGVLATELGKALAEKGHMVHFITYQQPVRLSGFFTNIFYHEVRVPHYPLFDYPPYETTLASTMVDVVLNNDLDLLHVHYAIPHASAAYMAKQILKKKGKDIPVILTLHGTDITLVGKDKTFEPVVTFSINESDAITAVSKNLRDETYHSFHIEKEIEVIYNFVDVKRFDKKPLDAFKKVLAPNEEKIITHASNFRKVKRVSDIIHTFANIHKEIPSKLLMVGDGPDRPDAEDLCRELKICDDVRFLGKQQEMEEILAISDLFILTSEYESFGLSALEAMAAGVPVLSTNAGGLPEINIHGQTGFMANVGDVKEMSRLGIDLLGNEELLKTFKQNAREHAAKFDIHHIVPLYEKLYERFVSVVV
- a CDS encoding DUF4288 domain-containing protein, which codes for MSWYLVKIIFRIICGDGKHTAQFEEQLRLISAASSKEAIAKADALAKKEEESFLNQAQQPVQWKLIAVTDVYSFETGIDGAAVYSKICEEEHPVLFIRSAKIRSEDVLNRCVEIIHQ
- a CDS encoding M20/M25/M40 family metallo-hydrolase; this translates as MRSVYLLFLLCFSATSATVAQKNDSIIFKKIADDIFTNSKAYDNLRFLCKQVGPRLSGSPQAGKSVTETFRMMKELGADTVYLQECMVPHWVRGAKESAFLVDEKGNTFSLNVCALGNSVGTGKKGIKADVVEVKSFKEVEDLGENGIKGKIVFYNFPMNPTNVETFRSYGEAGQFRGRGPSMAAKYGAIGVMVRSLASNIDDFPHTGATTYNDSFPKIPAIAVSTRHAEYVSRELKTSKGLQLFFRTECEMLPDVKSHNVIGEIRGTEFPNEIITVGGHLDSWDLAEGAHDDGAGCVQSMEIIRVYKRLGIKPKRTIRVVMFMNEENGLRGGRKYGEVAAAEKTMKHIFALESDAGGFTPRAFGFTATAPVLERLRNWMPLFKPYGVYEFSEGGGGADIGPLRPLGTVLACLRPDSQRYFDHHHAGNDTFEMVSKRELELGAINMVLLLYIVDQYGL